A stretch of the Nicotiana tabacum cultivar K326 chromosome 6, ASM71507v2, whole genome shotgun sequence genome encodes the following:
- the LOC142181747 gene encoding uncharacterized protein LOC142181747, with the protein MGSLAHLGANQRSLAQEVYQLASLGVCISTSDEGKVMVRNGAESSLVAKSKQFIDPALASLKKVVLNNKTSTFSLGGEDGVLRCQGRLCVPDVDNLWGRQVKAEHQRPGGLTQLMEIPMWKWEMINMDLVVGLPLTQRKFDSIWMAPFEALYERRCRSPIGWFEVGEAELLGIDLVHQAMEKVKIIQERMKAAKSRQIYYADIRRRKLEFHVYDWVFLRVSPIKGVMRFGNKGKLSPRYVGLYQKMVGDPSTIVPIEVIKVNEELSYEEIPVAILDR; encoded by the exons atgggtagtttggctcatttgggagCGAATCAGAGGTCTTTGGCTCAGGAGGTTTATCAATTGGCCAGTCTGGGGGTTTGTATTTCGACCTCAGACGAGGGGAAGGTTATGGTGCGCAATGGAGCAGAATCGTCACTTGTAGCGAAGTCAAAGCAGTTCATTGATCCAGCATTAGCATCGCTGAAGAAGGtagttttgaataacaagacTTCGACATTTTCACTCGGTGGTGAGGATGGTGTATTACGATGTCAAGGTAGGCTATGTGTTCCAGATGTGGATAATCTTTGGGGGAGG caagtaaaagcTGAGCACCAGCGGCCCGGTGGGTTAACTCAGCTTATGGAAataccaatgtggaaatgggagatgatcaacatggatttagTGGTAGGGTTACCTCTCACTCAGCGCAaattcgactcaatttgg atggccccctTTGAGGCATTGTACGaaaggagatgtaggtctccgattggatggttcgaagtgggTGAAGCAGAATTGTTAGGGATAGATCTCGTGcaccaggctatggaaaaagttaagatcattcaggaaaGGATGAAAGCTGCTAAGAGTCGTCAAATATATTATGCGGACATTCGTCGAAGAAAATTGGAATTCCATGTatatgattgggtgttcttgagaGTATCTCCTATAAAGGGAGTCATGCGATTTGGGAataaagggaagttgagtcctagATATGTCGGGCTGTATCAG aaaatGGTTGGAGACCCATCCACCATCGTGCCAATCGAGGTTATCAAGGTCAATGAAGagttatcatatgaagaaattccggtCGCAATTCTTGATAGGTAA